In Deltaproteobacteria bacterium, the following proteins share a genomic window:
- a CDS encoding 4Fe-4S dicluster domain-containing protein, which produces MMTDETKPKDRILMIEASSCIGCQACLVACKIENGLPAGPRPIAAIQIGPLETDHGLITQYLPATCFHCDRPACVLACPTGAMQKDDRGLVFSDPELCIGCQTCSVACPFGHPQLNPATGKIAKCDGCRQRLGVGLWPACALTCPTGALSYGDPQAVVHQRRLCQAVKISQTFWSTRG; this is translated from the coding sequence ATGATGACGGACGAAACCAAACCCAAAGACAGGATTCTGATGATCGAGGCCTCGTCCTGCATCGGCTGCCAGGCTTGCCTGGTGGCCTGCAAAATTGAAAATGGACTTCCTGCCGGACCCCGGCCCATCGCGGCTATTCAGATAGGCCCTTTGGAAACCGATCATGGACTGATCACCCAGTATCTGCCCGCCACCTGTTTTCATTGTGACCGGCCGGCCTGTGTATTGGCTTGTCCCACCGGGGCCATGCAGAAGGACGACCGGGGCCTGGTCTTTTCGGACCCGGAATTGTGCATCGGCTGTCAAACCTGTTCGGTGGCCTGCCCTTTCGGCCATCCGCAACTGAATCCGGCCACCGGCAAAATTGCCAAGTGCGACGGCTGCCGACAGCGCCTGGGGGTCGGATTGTGGCCGGCCTGCGCCCTCACCTGTCCCACCGGGGCCTTGAGCTATGGCGATCCCCAGGCGGTCGTTCACCAACGCCGTCTGTGCCAGGCGGTCAAAATCAGTCAAACCTTCTGGTCCACCCGGGGATAG